The following coding sequences are from one Neurospora crassa OR74A linkage group I, whole genome shotgun sequence window:
- the pex16 gene encoding peroxisomal membrane protein pex16 — translation MSTAADVPRFKGPNPIIQSMSATKRSTTSTDVKSTMSTNWLGAYGNFITKNNHQVSQIESTLRSLTYIIPGRFRDAEIASESIHSGVQLLSLYHDTLLFRASSKLSQPSLANAPSPHKRYIRFWFLKSPLYRRVAYLLQIVNYVELLIEMAAKRRGERMRWRAVIIIEAIKAFCKLLLLRITKSRPLITPVLPEREPLPEAPTDEESAFQGDDSGYASASGSPQQSSPDGEWTMPRTGMSLPTLPSPGDISSYLLSRVLTADDIKPAAKLVNQLQGSAQVAEILHILSPLAFAVAMARSKDKRKAWAPWVLGLAIELVARQLRDRSLRTTPLEREEWSRRGWALGWWMMRGAFYENITKSMVEGVRKRMPSLIGGILEDYEYLWENYHFSTSP, via the exons ATGTCGACAGCCGCCGACGTCCCTAGGTTCAAGGGCCCAAATCCCATCATCCAATCCATGTCAGCAACGAAGCGATCGACTACTAGCACAGATGTCAAGAGCACCATGTCGACAAATTGGCTGGGCGCGTACGGCAACTTCATCACCAAGAATAATCATCAGGTCTCCCAGATAGAATCGACCCTGCGTTCCTTAACATACATCATACCTG GCCGTTTTCGGGATGCCGAGATTGCCTCCGAGTCCATCCACAGCGGCGTCCAgctcctctctctctaccATGATACCCTGCTATTCCGTGCATCCTCCAAGCTATCTCAGCCATCACTCGCAAACGCGCCCTCTCCGCATAAACGATACATCCGCTTTTGGTTCCTCAAGAGTCCCCTCTACCGGCGCGTAGCCTATCTTCTGCAGATCGTCAACTATGTCGAGCTTTTAATCGAGATGGCGGCCAAGCGCCGCGGCGAGCGCATGCGGTGGCGCGCCGTCATCATAATAGAAGCCATCAAGGCCTTTTGcaagcttcttctgctgAGGATAACAAAGTCACGGCCACTGATTACCCCGGTTCTGCCCGAGCGAGAGCCTCTGCCCGAAGCGCCAACCGACGAGGAATCCGCCTTCCAAGGGGACGATAGCGGATACGCCAGCGCATCAGGGTCGCCGCAGCAGTCGTCACCGGACGGAGAATGGACCATGCCCCGCACCGGCATGTCGCTGCCCACATTACCTTCGCCCGGCGACATCAGCAGCTACCTCCTTTCGCGGGTGCTAACAGCCGACGACATCAAGCCGGCGGCAAAACTGGTCAATCAGCTACAAGGATCGGCGCAGGTTGCTGAGATCCTGCATATTCTGTCACCATTGGCATTTGCAGTGGCCATGGCTCGCAGCAAGGATAAGCGCAAGGCCTGGGCTCCGTGGGTGCTTGGGTTGGCGATAGAGTTGGTCGCTCGGCAGCTGCGAGATCGCAGCCTACGGACGACGCCGCTCGAACGGGAGGAATGGAGCCGTAGAGGCTGGGCCTTGGGGTGGTGGATGATGCGCGGGGCGTTCTACGAGAATATCACAAAGTCGATGGTGGAGGGCGTGAGGAAACGGATGCCGAGCTTGATTGGAGGCATTTTGGAGGATTATGAGTACCTCTGGGAGAATTATCATTTCAGCACCAGCCCGTAG
- a CDS encoding extracellular dioxygenase produces the protein MHLSSLLLGAIAATAVTAHPGHDIRAEHAERQAILDLIGRSDYGRCADKLKARGVEARAVARREELAKKMMKKRNLEARSIYARGTHHSNATFTLQTPASEIFASTDFCFLSPEVTEGPYYVAGEYIREDITEDQAGVDLALDLQVYDVETCEPVPNVYLEIWHCNSTGVYSGVSANGNGNGDAANLNATFLRGLQQTDADGIAQFETLFPGHYTGRATHIHVMVHVDPTVFPNNTIRSTTASHVGQIYFDQDLITEVEAEPVYNTNTQKLTLNSDDMLLQQGSQVGDPIVNYVYLGSTVSEGLLGWIGFGINTTLSKDVSAAATFYESGGVANSNGGFPGGPGGGAGGPPSGFPSGGFPTGVRPTNASSSAAATAAPACNAKKN, from the exons ATGCATCTCTCCTCGCTTCTCCTCGGAGCCATCGCCGCTACCGCCGTCACGGCCCACCCCGGCCATGACATCCGTGCCGAGCACGCTGAGCGTCAGGCCATCCTCGACCTTATCGGCCGCAGCGACTACGGCCGTTGCGCTGACAAGCTCAAGGCCCGTGGCGTTGAGGCCCGCGCCGTCGCTAGACGCGAGGAGCTcgccaagaagatgatgaagaagagaaacCTTGAAG CCCGCTCCATCTATGCCCGTGGCACCCACCATTCCAACGCCACTTTCACTCTTCAGACTCCCGCCTCCGAGATCTTCGCTAGCACCGACTTCTGCTTCCTCAGCCCTGAGGTCACTGAAGGCCCCTACTACGTCGCTGGCGAGTATATCCGCGAGGACATCACCGAGGACCAGGCCGGTGTCGATCTTGCCCTCGACCTCCAGGTCTACGATGTCGAGACCTGCGAGCCCGTTCCCAACGTCTACCTTGAGATCTGGC ACTGCAACAGCACTGGCGTCTACTCCGGCGTCTccgccaacggcaacggcaacggcgacgCCGCCAACCTCAACGCCACATTCCTGCGTGGTCTCCAGCAGACCGACGCCGACGGCATCGCCCAATTCGAGACCTTGTTCCCCGGCCACTACACCGGCCGCGCCACCCACATTCACGTCATGGTGCACGTCGACCCGACCGTCTTCCCCAACAACACGATCCGGTCTACCACGGCCTCGCACGTCGGCCAGATCTACTTCGACCAGGATCTCATCACCGAAGTCGAGGCCGAGCCCGTctacaacaccaacacccaGAAGCTCACCCTCAACTCCGATGACATGCTCCTCCAGCAAGGCTCGCAGGTCGGCGACCCCATCGTCAACTACGTCTACCTCGGCTCTACCGTCTCTGAGGGTCTGCTCGGCTGGATCGGCTTCGGTATCAACACCACGCTTTCCAAGGAcgtctctgctgctgctaccttCTACGAGAGTGGAGGTGTTGCGAACTCCAACGGTGGCTTCCCCGGTGGCCCTGGTGGCGGCGCTGGTGGTCCTCCTAGTGGATTCCCTAGCGGTGGATTCCCTACCGGCGTTCGCCCTACCAACGCGTCTTCTTCGGCCGCTGCCACCGCTGCCCCGGCTTGCAACGCTAAGAAGAACTAA